Proteins encoded together in one Vigna angularis cultivar LongXiaoDou No.4 chromosome 5, ASM1680809v1, whole genome shotgun sequence window:
- the LOC128196460 gene encoding uncharacterized protein LOC128196460, which produces MSEKWHLNEHVKTFLGWFKKKVYGTPHVSETLLRLSRGPNTEVITYGGYYINNISFQTKVEDDKSRVQNSGVTLQAESVHFASSKDKNPITASISYFGIIQEIWEVDYVTFRVPVFKCKWVDINSGVMMDDLGFTLVDLNKMNYTDEPFIMASQARQIFYISDPSNNKWSVVLEGRNMHGHDDDDSLDILETTSVACRPTEDPVDDVADVMQAIRSDHNEGIWEKTIN; this is translated from the coding sequence atgagtgaaaaatggcatcttaatgaacatgtgaaaaccttcttgggatggtttaagaaaaaggtgtatgggactccacatgtttctgaaactttattgaggttatctcgtggaCCGAACACAGaggtcattacatatggtgggtactatataaacaatatttcttttcagacaaaggtagaagatgacaaaagcagagttcaaaatagtggcgtcacactacaagctgagtctgtgcactttgctagttctaaagacaaaaatccaatcacagcatccatcagttattttggaataatacaagaaatatgggaagttgattacgttACTTTTAGAGtaccagttttcaagtgtaaatgggttgatataaattctggtgtcatgatggatgaccttggtttcacattggtagacttgaacaagatgaattacactgatgaaccatttatcatggctagtcaagcaagacaaatattctacataAGTGATCCATCGAATaacaaatggtcagtggttttagaaggtagaaacatgcatggacatgatgatgacgattctcttgatatacttgagacaacatctgttgcatgtagacccactgaagacccagttgatgacgttgccgatgtAATGCaagcaattcgtagtgatcacaacgaaggcatttgggaaaaaacaattaattaa